In Magnolia sinica isolate HGM2019 chromosome 12, MsV1, whole genome shotgun sequence, a single genomic region encodes these proteins:
- the LOC131221132 gene encoding histone H3.2-like — MARTKQTARKSTGGKAPRKQLATKAARKSAPATGGVKKPHRFRPGTVALREIRKYQKSTELLIRKLPFQRLVREIAQDFKTDLRFQSSAVAALQEAAESYLVGLFEDTNLCAIHAKRVTIMPKDMQLARRIRGERA; from the coding sequence ATGGCTCGCACAAAGCAGACGGCCAGGAAATCAACGGGAGGGAAGGCTCCACGTAAGCAGCTGGCGACCAAGGCGGCAAGGAAATCGGCCCCAGCTACAGGAGGCGTGAAGAAGCCACACCGTTTCAGGCCAGGGACTGTGGCTTTGAGAGAGATCCGAAAGTATCAGAAGAGCACGGAGCTTCTGATAAGGAAGTTGCCATTCCAGAGGCTCGTCCGTGAGATAGCTCAGGACTTCAAGACAGATCTGAGGTTTCAGAGCAGTGCTGTCGCTGCTCTCCAGGAGGCCGCCGAGTCCTATTTGGTGGGTCTCTTTGAGGACACCAATCTCTGTGCAATCCATGCCAAGAGGGTCACCATCATGCCCAAGGACATGCAGCTCGCCCGTAGGATCCGTGGAGAAAGGGCTTAG